A part of Caretta caretta isolate rCarCar2 chromosome 1, rCarCar1.hap1, whole genome shotgun sequence genomic DNA contains:
- the CCT8 gene encoding T-complex protein 1 subunit theta: MALHVPKAPGFAQMLKEGVKHFSGLEEAVFRNIQACKELAQTTRTALGPNGMNKMVINHLEKLFMTNDAATILRELEVQHPAAKMIVMASHMQEQEVGDGTNFVLVFAGTLLELAEELLRMGLSISEVIEGYEKACKKALEILPDLVCCSAKNLHDVEEVASLLHTSVMSKQYGNEIFLAKLIAQACVSILPNSGHFNVDSIRVCKILGSGVSASSVLHGMVFKKETEGDVTAVKDAKIAVYSCPFDGMITETKGTVLIKNAEELKKFSKGEENLMDLQVKAIADAGANVVVTGGKVADMALHYANKYNLMLVRLNSKWDLRRLCKTLGATALPKLIPPTLEEMGHCDSVYLSEVGDTQVVVFKHEKEDGAISTIVIRGSTDNLMDDIERAIDDGVNTFKVLTRDKRLVPGGGATEIELAKQIASYGETCPGLDQYAIKKFAEAFEAIPRALAENSGVKANEVLSKLYAVHQEGNKNVGFDIEAEAAAVKDMLETGVLDTYLGKHWGIKLATNAAVTVLRVDQIIMAKPAGGPKPPSGKKDWDDDQSE; the protein is encoded by the exons ATGGCGCTCCACGTGCCCAAAGCCCCGGGCTTCGCCCAGATGCTGAAGGAAGGCGTGAAG catttttcaggattaGAAGAAGCTGTATTTAGGAACATACAGGCATGTAAGGAGCTTGCCCAAACCACCCGTACAGCTCTTGGACCAAATG GAATGAACAAAATGGTTATCAATCATCTTGAGAAGCTTTTCATGACAAACGATGCTGCAACTATCTTAAGGGAGTTGGAG GTCCAACACCCTGCTGCAAAAATGATTGTAATGGCTTCCCATATGCAAGAGCAAGAAGTTGGAGATGGAACAAACTTTGTCCTTGTTTTTGCTGGCACCCTTCTTGAACTAGCAGAGGAACTTTTGAGGATGGGACTTTCCATTTCAGAG GTGATAGAAGGTTATGAAAAAGCCTGTAAGAAAGCCCTAGAAATTCTTCCTGACTTAGTATGCTGTTCTGCAAAGAATCTGCATGATGTTGAAGAAGTGGCGTCTTTGCTGCACACCTCAGTAATGAGTAAACAATATGGCAATGAAATCTTTCTAGCAAAGCTTATTGCTCAGGCATGTG TATCTATTCTTCCTAATTCTGGTCATTTCAATGTTGACAGCATCAGAGTATGCAAAATTTTG GGCTCTGGTGTGTCTGCCTCTTCAGTCCTTCATggtatggtttttaaaaaagaaactgaagGAGATGTTACTGCTGTCAAAGATGCCAAAATAGCTGTGTATTCCTGTCCTTTTGATGGTATGATAACTGAAACTAAG GGCACTGTACTGATAAAAAATGCTGAAGAACTTAAGAAGTTCAGCAAGGGAGAAGAAAATCTAATGGATCTGCAAGTCAAGGCAATTGCTGATGCTGGTGCAAATGTTGTAGTAACAGGTGGCAAAGTGGCAGACATGGCACTTCATTATGCCAATAAATACAATCTTATGTTAGTCAG attgaacTCAAAATGGGATCTTAGGAGACTGTGTAAAACTCTTGGCGCTACCGCTCTTCCCAAATTG ATTCCACCTACACTAGAAGAAATGGGTCATTGTGACAGTGTTTATTTGTCGGAGGTTGGGGATACACAAGTAGTTGTGTTTAAGCATG AAAAGGAAGATGGTGCCATTTCTACCATAGTAATCCGTGGATCTACAGACAATCTAATGGATGACATTGAGAGAGCTATAGATGATGGTGTTAATACTTTCAAAGTACTCACTAGG GATAAACGTCTTGTTCCTGGTGGTGGTGCAACAGAGATTGAGTTGGCCAAGCAGATCGCATCTTATGGAGAG ACATGTCCTGGGCTTGACCAGTATGCTATCAAGAAATTTGCTGAGGCATTTGAAGCCATTCCTCGAGCACTAGCAGAAAATTCTGGAGTAAAGGCCAATGAAGTTCTCTCCAAACTTTATGCAGTGCACcaagaaggcaacaaaaatgttggATTTGATATTGAG GCTGAAGCTGCAGCTGTGAAGGATATGTTGGAAACTGGTGTATTAGACACATATCTTGGAAAACACTGGGGTATTAAGCTGGCTACAAATGCTGCAGTGACTGTGCTCAGAGTAGATCAG ATCATCATGGCAAAACCAGCTGGTGGGCCCAAACCTCCATCAGGAAAGAAAGATTGGGATGATGACCAAAGCGAATGA